Proteins encoded together in one Desulfosporosinus meridiei DSM 13257 window:
- the gatC gene encoding Asp-tRNA(Asn)/Glu-tRNA(Gln) amidotransferase subunit GatC, whose translation MSISREDVEYVAALARLELTEQETQEYTEQLNSILGYAAMLEKLDTSDVVPTAHAVPLHNVLREDQVKTSINHDKALRNAPDGEEGFFRVPKISLT comes from the coding sequence TTGTCAATTTCACGTGAAGACGTTGAATACGTGGCGGCATTGGCGCGCTTAGAGTTAACTGAGCAGGAAACTCAAGAATACACCGAACAGCTTAACTCCATTTTGGGCTATGCGGCTATGTTGGAGAAATTAGATACAAGTGATGTGGTGCCTACAGCACACGCAGTTCCTTTGCATAATGTACTGCGCGAGGACCAAGTCAAAACTTCCATTAATCATGACAAAGCCCTTAGAAATGCCCCGGATGGGGAAGAGGGATTCTTCAGAGTTCCCAAAATCAGTTTGACTTAA
- a CDS encoding DUF4367 domain-containing protein, whose product MNDEFEDKLGQQIRESLLLEASEIDVPPVKEQWEDFVRRYGAPKKRTNRISKVTLAAAAVVLLVISGSLLRPSTASALGERLIDSIKVFLGGSLYNVNTVQKGNSDPPTIERNELPSEMEVTLDEVERIVYFSVAKPHYLPQGTERKKVFLTQTTGDTYSIKMEYSVNSQPFMLLQNNLVAGHNGSFLYDSDDAQVNKIDINGNEGHLLKTKDGTLILRWAMRGLEIELIGKIEEDDLIKVARSVT is encoded by the coding sequence ATGAATGATGAGTTTGAAGATAAGTTAGGTCAACAAATTCGAGAATCCCTTTTACTGGAAGCGAGTGAAATAGATGTGCCCCCTGTTAAAGAGCAGTGGGAAGATTTTGTCAGGCGATATGGAGCTCCGAAAAAACGAACGAACCGGATTAGTAAAGTCACTCTTGCAGCGGCAGCAGTAGTATTACTCGTTATTTCAGGTTCGTTATTAAGGCCTTCAACAGCATCTGCTCTTGGGGAGAGGCTAATCGACTCTATAAAGGTTTTTCTTGGGGGAAGTCTTTACAACGTAAATACTGTGCAAAAAGGCAATTCGGATCCTCCCACAATTGAACGAAATGAGCTTCCGTCGGAGATGGAAGTTACGTTAGATGAGGTTGAGAGAATTGTTTACTTTAGTGTTGCCAAACCGCATTATCTTCCTCAAGGTACTGAGCGGAAGAAAGTTTTTCTGACCCAAACAACGGGAGATACCTATTCTATTAAAATGGAGTATTCGGTTAATAGCCAGCCATTTATGTTACTACAGAACAATTTAGTTGCAGGTCATAATGGGAGTTTCTTATATGACTCGGATGATGCACAGGTTAATAAAATCGATATAAACGGAAATGAGGGACATTTGCTAAAGACTAAAGATGGAACATTAATACTGCGATGGGCGATGAGAGGGCTGGAGATAGAGTTGATTGGAAAAATCGAAGAAGATGATCTGATTAAAGTCGCAAGGTCGGTGACCTAA
- a CDS encoding RNA polymerase sigma factor → MFFPKDKKIQLDEELYERCYHRVFNALNLIIRDPELAKDAVQEGFYKAFCNFNQLREQNKFCAWVMSIAINQAKNMLQKNSRQVLTNEMELSNQINSSGYNPPDPVSDLVLLKNEVENVLAKLNVADREILVLKYFLDYSTAEIAVILETSTQNVNQRLRRARERYKKCA, encoded by the coding sequence TTGTTTTTCCCTAAGGATAAGAAGATTCAGCTCGATGAAGAATTGTATGAACGCTGTTATCATAGGGTATTTAATGCTCTTAATCTAATCATAAGGGACCCGGAATTGGCCAAGGATGCAGTTCAAGAAGGTTTTTATAAGGCGTTTTGCAATTTTAACCAACTAAGAGAACAAAATAAGTTTTGTGCATGGGTCATGAGCATTGCCATAAATCAAGCTAAAAATATGTTGCAGAAAAACTCTCGTCAGGTATTGACGAACGAAATGGAGTTATCTAACCAGATTAATTCCAGTGGATATAACCCACCTGATCCGGTAAGCGATTTAGTGTTACTTAAAAATGAAGTAGAAAATGTCCTAGCCAAACTTAATGTTGCGGATCGGGAGATTCTTGTATTAAAATATTTTTTAGATTACTCCACTGCAGAAATTGCAGTTATCCTTGAAACTTCAACTCAAAATGTGAATCAAAGGCTTCGACGTGCTCGAGAAAGATATAAAAAATGCGCTTGA